A genome region from Haliotis asinina isolate JCU_RB_2024 chromosome 11, JCU_Hal_asi_v2, whole genome shotgun sequence includes the following:
- the LOC137256218 gene encoding probable G-protein coupled receptor B0563.6 — MRNASRKVNITEYIIIILFGKCHSECGISSLAIPSTSPLASAMDYDSNNTGFPDYDNGSDANTMLKVAVYINNYYLWVIFAVGFPGNIASVITIFRMQRVTTSTFYVAVLAVTDCCAIVFKLTYHQLTLHEVTLDSVGCKMLNFFMLNFATCANWILVCITTERFVAVRNPLKVGMYWTVPRAVFSVATIGCVVALFYCHILWTYTGSGIYCTIHAQYIHFFRNVWYWMDAVVYSIGPCVILTTLNCFIIHSVKQSTTLRNQLSMKRKQKKTSSGTIKQDAQITMMLISVSIVFVILTVPRCIFVIINLYWEVKLGTIEDAQKYLMDQLTFILCDSTHAINFYLYFITGKKFRNNFLDMVLCRKPRMLSRNLSQSGTTVTMQTKYKSNSLDEGQTEDEI; from the coding sequence ATGAGGAATGCCTCGAGAAAAGTGAATATCACGGAGTATATTATCATAATTCTATTTGGAAAGTGTCATAGTGAATGTGGAATTTCATCTCTGGCAATACCATCAACATCACCCTTAGCATCAGCAATGGATTATGACAGTAATAACACCGGCTTCCCGGACTACGATAATGGGAGTGATGCCAATACTATGTTGAAGGTGGCTGTCTATATCAACAACTACTACCTGTGGGTCATTTTTGCTGTGGGATTTCCTGGGAACATTGCAAGTGTGATCACGATATTCAGAATGCAGAGGGTGACAACATCAACCTTCTATGTAGCGGTACTAGCTGTCACTGATTGCTGTGCCATCGTATTCAAACTAACGTATCACCAACTCACGCTACACGAAGTGACGTTGGATTCAGTAGGATGCAAAATGTTAAATTTCTTCATGCTCAATTTCGCTACGTGTGCAAACTGGATTCTCGTATGCATAACAACTGAGCGATTTGTTGCCGTAAGGAATCCTCTGAAGGTCGGGATGTACTGGACGGTTCCTAGAGCAGTGTTTAGTGTTGCAACCATTGGATGTGTGGTGGCTCTGTTCTATTGTCACATCTTGTGGACGTACACAGGATCAGGGATATATTGCACAATACATGCCCAATATATCCACTTCTTCCGAAACGTTTGGTATTGGATGGATGCGGTGGTATACTCCATAGGACCGTGTGTCATTCTGAcaacgttaaactgtttcattataCATTCAGTGAAGCAGTCAACGACGTTAAGGAACCAGCTGTCGATGAAACGGAAACAGAAGAAGACCAGTAGTGGCACAATCAAACAGGATGCCCAAATTACCATGATGCTCATCTCGGTTTCCAttgtgtttgtgatactgacagtTCCCAGATGCATTTTTGTCATCATCAATTTGTACTGGGAAGTAAAACTTGGAACAATAGAAGACGCTCAAAAGTACTTGATGGACCAACTGACTTTCATTCTTTGTGATTCCACTCATGCGATCaacttttatttatattttatcacTGGAAAGAAATTCAGGAACAACTTCCTGGACATGGTTCTTTGTAGAAAACCCCGGATGTTATCCAGGAACTTGTCGCAGTCTGGAACCACTGTAACCATGCAAACAAAGTATAAATCAAACAGCTTGGATGAAGGTCAAACGGAAGATGAAATATAA
- the LOC137256219 gene encoding type-1 angiotensin II receptor B-like, whose product MNNSTDYPVYEYDDDVTAVLNVGIYINNYYLWAIFAFGFPGNVASVITIIRMQRITTSTYYVAVLAVIDNCAIVFKLLYHQLTLHQVWLDSMGCKVLNFLSLFFTTFANWILVFIATERFVAVRKPLKVGMYWTIPRAMFSVGGLTCVVTIIYCHIFWTFTGNGPYCTIDLQYLHFYRDVWYWLNAAVYSLAPCFLLITLNFFIVQSVRKSTIVRNQLSMKNGTKSSNSTRSMRQEKQITVMLVSVAVVFIILTVPRCIYAIVHLYWNVQLGTMADAQKYLIDQLTFFLCDSNHAINFYLYFTTGKKFRRHFLDMVFCRKRRRTHLNVSQSGTTMTVQTYKLSNLENRHVKEL is encoded by the coding sequence ATGAACAACTCAACAGACTACCCTGTTTATGAATACGACGATGATGTTACGGCGGTGTTAAACGTTGGcatctacatcaacaactaCTACCTGTGGGCAATCTTTGCTTTCGGGTTTCCTGGAAATGTTGCAAGTGTGATCACGATTATTCGGATGCAGAGAATTACAACGTCCACATATTATGTAGCTGTTTTAGCTGTTATCGACAACTGTGCCATTGTCTTCAAACTTCTGTACCACCAGCTAACGCTTCATCAAGTGTGGCTTGATTCGATGGGGTGTAAAGTTCTCAACTTTTTGTCTTTATTTTTCACGACTTTCGCAAACTGGATTCTAGTGTTTATCGCCACGGAGAGATTTGTGGCTGTGAGAAAACCTCTGAAGGTCGGAATGTACTGGACGATCCCTCGAGCTATGTTCAGTGTTGGTGGCCTTACATGTGTTGTGACCATAATCTATTGTCACATATTTTGGACATTCACTGGTAATGGACCATATTGTACGATAGATCTACAGTATCTGCATTTCTATCGAGACGTGTGGTATTGGTTAAATGCCGCAGTATATTCACTAGCGCCTTGCTTTCTACTAATAACTCTGAATTTTTTTATCGTCCAGTCCGTCAGAAAATCCACCATTGTGCGGAACCAACTTTCTATGAAAAACGGGACGAAATCGAGCAATTCTACTCGATCAATGAGACAGGAGAAACAAATTACTGTGATGCTTGTATCAGTTGCCGTCGTGTTTATTATATTAACGGTACCAAGGTGTATATATGCAATCGTACATTTATATTGGAATGTTCAGCTCGGGACAATGGCCGATGCGCAGAAATACCTAATTGATCAGTTAACATTCTTTTTGTGTGACTCAAATCACGCAATCAACTTCTATTTGTATTTCACTACGGGAAAGAAATTTCGACGTCACTTCTTAGACATGGTATTCTGTCGGAAACGGCGACGCACGCACTTAAATGTGTCCCAGTCCGGTACAACTATGACCGTACAAACATATAAACTATCCAATTTAGAAAATAGACATGTCAAAGAGTTGTAG